GTGCATGGTTCTTCCGGGGTGCACCCGCTTCGACGGTCGCAAAAGCGTGAGAAAAGCGGGTTTCTGATTGCGGGGCAGCGacgcaacgttttgaagaaTCGAGTCACCGTACCAGAACGGAATCATGGACACGGCAAACCGGAACCATCGTTgccctcttcgtcgtcgtcgtcgcgtcaaCCGTGCGTAGGTTGTGCGGCCAGTCCTTAACGAGAACCGCGTCGGCGAGTCGGGTAGCCATaaaagttgctgctgttgctgtggctgcgaATGTGTCGtcgttcaccgtcgtcgccgtcgccgtgatCAAGTGTAATTCTGCTTCTGGTGCCGTTCCAGTCGGTGGCGTCGATCGGGTCCGGGGGGTCACAGGCCATCGCTCAGAACCACCCAaggatcgcgagcgcgcgcgtgcttcGTGCACAGCACTTTCAACGGGCACAATCAACGGCATTGTATCGGGGGATGCGATTGTGCTGCTTGTTCTAGGGAACGGTATGACCGGCTCGCTAGCCGCTGATCGATCATCAACGCCATTCATCGCCAGCAACACATATGCGCCACAGATGTGTGTAACATAATTGATCATCGATCATTGGCCCAAAGCAAGaggatcgctcgctcgattggTGCACGCCCTCGATGACTGCGATCGGTAGATCGGCGAGAGGACACACATACCCGAGCAACCAGACCCTGTAGaacgtttcactttcacgcttCCGGACGAATCAGCTGTAAATATGCTTCCGCTGGTAAACATTAGGCCTGCTTTCGTTCTTTCAcgtctatctctccctctctccctgtttCTCTTGATCTGTATACGCACCCGGCTTTCTTCTCGCACACCTTTGGCACCTCGATCCACCGCTCCCCACTAGAGATGCACTTTCacttgctcttgctgctcttTATGAAACGATCATCAGGTTCTCCTTTATGTTGCACTTtgtcattatcattatctccGCACCCATCTTCGTGTTTCGCCGCCCGGCCGGTCGATGGAACGGCAAGAGGGGGCCGGTCATCCAGCAATTACCACCGGTGCGTGTGGAATGGCAAACATTTCCGGACCGGGACAACGGTACCGGTTTGCGATTCGTTCAGCATCGCGCCTATCACCCCGTTGTTGGCCAGGTTGAGTCATCGGAATTTcatgttttgattgatttcggaCGGCCACTCGGTGCCACCATTACGCCATCGCTGATAGAAGAAAGGATGGTGGAAGGggataaagagagagcataaaattgCACTTGCACATCCTGCATGCAGCACTACACACTGTCCATGAGCTCACCCCACAAGAATGCTGCAATCCCGAAGACACACCTGCAGGATGCTGCGTTCAATAGTGAGCGGTGATCATGTTAAGGAGAGATTTAAATTCCTACCCTGCGGCCACCGCAGCCACGGCATCGAATGAGATGGATCGCgtttgttatgttttacaCTTATGTGGTGCCGTGAGTCAGGTCAGCACGCGCCTTTTTCGAGTGTCTCTTTtgagttcgtttgttttgcttatgcCATCGTGCGTTCCTTTAAATCCATCAATCTCAGTAGCGCGACGACTGTGTTTTACAGCTTTTCATCCGTTTCATGGGTTCCTCGGATTCGCCGATCCGATCATCCATTCCACCGACAGGTTGCGTAGAAACGATTCGCTCGCGGAAACGACTGGAACATTCCCGGGGAACAGATCTTCCTCAAAACGGGCATCATTCGCGAAAGTGGACACTTCCTAAACGGTTCTCCTTCATCCTAAGGTCAACCGATTGGCTAAATCTTTCCAAACgagaaaaacaatcaacaaataCATACTGAAGTGGCGAATACAGTCCGGATCATCCTCTGCCTACCTTGTGAGCCCCACGCGAGAGTTTGTTCTACAGGACTCCAACTATATAATTAACACTCTTTCTCCTCATTTTTCGGATGATTTCTCGAAGAACGAGATTATAATCATATTGAGCTTCTGACAGGAGtgattcaactttattttcgACTATCAATCTACAAAAACCTGCATGGAAATCGATTTAAAGTATAAAACCGTACGGTTTAATTCCAAAAATGCTAAATAAACAAATGCTTAACTAATCACGAttacctgtttttttttcgcaatgATCTGTATTGCCAGCAACTCTAGCAAATACATATATTGTGGCCaataatttgtttaaaaagttCTATAAAATCAACTCTCCTCTGTCGAAAGTTAGAAGAGCGTATTCTACGAGAGCATGGTAAGTACCAAGAGCACCAAACTCTTACATTCGTTTACAACTATATAAGGATAGGAAATATGACAGAGAACACCATTCGCAATTCATCATATTGACGCCAGAAGTACAATACGAAGATTAGATTTATTGCAAGAATGTTTACTGATTAGTTCTATAATACACTTGTCATGCTGCTTAAGACCAGCATGGTATATCTTAAAAATTCCCTCACAAGGaaactgatgatggtgtatTAAGATACAACCTACTTTTATTGCGAAAATTGTCTTGGGCTCGTCAAATAAATTCGAAGGATGCATTTGGCGTGAGGATGTTTAAGAATtgcaacaaagaaaaacaaatgtgtTCAAGTTCCAAGTAGCGGATAGTTATTTGAAAGTTCAAATTCGTTGTACAATTAAGCAGAGGGTTTGCtcgaaacaaaagcaagaaTCAAACACGAGCTATGTGTTTGGATTTGGTCCAGATGGAAATATAATAGCATGAAGAATAAAACTATGCTTACAATTAAAGAGCCAGCACATTCCCTTTCCCGGCTGGCTACTGTGGGTTGTTTCTGCAAAATCCTGTCGATGTTGCGGCAACTGCTGCGACGCCTGCATTTGGTTACTCACAAGCATGATGTAGAAGTTGTAGATCGCCGCCGCATCGGTGTGCCTGCATCAAGAGGGTTGATGTCTACAGAATGATTGTTGCTTACCGTCTGGATCTTTCGCGAGAACGCGACCGCCGACGGCGATCGTTGTGGCGATCACGCTCACGGCTACGATCACGGCTTCTGGAACGCCGATTACGATCCGGCGATCGTCGACGATCACGCTGATCACGCTGATCACGATAATCGCGACTAAAGAAAAAACATCGATAAACATTATATATACAACAACACTTTAACTAACCGACTATTGCCTACCCTTCATTTCTGTCCTTCCGTTCGTCTGTTGGCCGTATCTCACGCCTGAAAGAGTAAATATTATGATTAGTATTCGTGGAAGCTAAGTAGGAAAGACCAGCAGAACTTACGTGGTGTCCTTGCGTTCTCGACTACGAGCAAGGGCTCGCGAACGGCGATCCAACTCCCGACCGCCGACGTAACGCGAACGGCCACGGTCTTCGTGATCCCGATCGCGTCCGGATTTGCGCAACTCCTTCTGTCGTGGTGCAGCAGTCTTCTCCAGCTCTGCTAATTTATCACGGATTGCCAAAAATCCTAAATGCAGCTTACCACCGAAATGATCCGCCAGTCGAATGTCGTTATCATGAATGCCAAGGTAAGCAGAGCAAACCTCACATACGCGCAGCTTTTGCTGTTGATAGGTACTGGCCGGAATCGAACTGCGGTATTCTTGTTCGGCACGCGATTTCTTCGAGCGCAGCTCCTCGATTTCCGACATCAGCTTCATGCTTTCCTCCACCTGGCCCGCCTCCCCTAGAGCTTCTGCCTTTGCGAGTTTCTTACCGATTTCTTCCGCCAGCTCATGTACAGCGTTGGCTTTAGCGGCCACTTCGGCCGTCAGCTCTTCCTGTGTCTCTGCCAGCCGCTTCTTTGCCGCTTCGGTACGACGATCGCAATCCGCGATAAACGCTTGAAGATGCTCCATCGCCTAGAGAAATGTTAGCAAAGAAATTTTATTATTGAAACAGAAGGAGTGCAACTTAGAGACAAGACACTTACATCAACGTCATAGTAATAGTCCTTGTTCTTCGAAGCGTTCTCGTAATCAGCACGCAGGGCAAGATCATGTACTTTTGGACACTCGCCAAGATCCATACGCTATGCGTAGATgagaaagtaaaaaagaaagaaaacgatcCATCGTCTTTTAGTATGAATTGCAAAATGAAATGGCCAAAAAAGATAGCGCTTTGGTTGTCATCAAAAgaacaataaattgaaaagttCACTTCAACTTTTCGCCTCGATACTGTATATCACACAGATTAGTAAGTTTGCAAAATAGTCTTGCCACTCACTCGTATCCATAATTCGGATTCACATTCTCACGATTCAGCAACAAACTGTTATGGATGACGAAAGTGGGAGAATACAGCTAAGATGAGTGGATTTCAGTACTAATGGGCCAGTTGGATTATCCATTTCAACAGTTTGCAACCGAAACGCGACAATGATGGTATGCTGTAAATCAGAAAGAGATCATAGTAATGGTTAAcgtaaaagaaagaaacaggaCCATCTCATCGGATCATACATTCCTACAGCTGAAAACGGAAGTTTAGTGATTGTTGGATACATGTGTGTATTTACTCACCAAAGAtcattaaacacacaaaccacccAAGGGAAAACGCCATCATAATCCGTCTTCTGCCGGTTATATCCGTACTTTACGTTTACATACTTTTGGGGATTTTAACTTGCAGGCAcatgtttaaattttttatcatttgatGCCGTGAATGATGGGGAGAAACTTTCCGTTTTTTAACTTTTCAAAACTACTATCATACATACGGAAATGGTGATGCCTTTGTGTACGTAGTACTCATTTTTATCGAAGGACCTATGGGTTC
The sequence above is a segment of the Anopheles darlingi chromosome 2, idAnoDarlMG_H_01, whole genome shotgun sequence genome. Coding sequences within it:
- the LOC125948452 gene encoding putative RNA-binding protein Luc7-like 2 isoform X1 yields the protein MSAHDQMRAMLDQLMGTARNGETNRYSVKFYDSKVCKSFLLGCCPHEILASTRMDLGECPKVHDLALRADYENASKNKDYYYDVDAMEHLQAFIADCDRRTEAAKKRLAETQEELTAEVAAKANAVHELAEEIGKKLAKAEALGEAGQVEESMKLMSEIEELRSKKSRAEQEYRSSIPASTYQQQKLRVCEVCSAYLGIHDNDIRLADHFGGKLHLGFLAIRDKLAELEKTAAPRQKELRKSGRDRDHEDRGRSRYVGGRELDRRSRALARSRERKDTTREIRPTDERKDRNEGRDYRDQRDQRDRRRSPDRNRRSRSRDRSRERDRHNDRRRRSRSRERSRR
- the LOC125948452 gene encoding putative RNA-binding protein Luc7-like 2 isoform X2; the protein is MDLGECPKVHDLALRADYENASKNKDYYYDVDAMEHLQAFIADCDRRTEAAKKRLAETQEELTAEVAAKANAVHELAEEIGKKLAKAEALGEAGQVEESMKLMSEIEELRSKKSRAEQEYRSSIPASTYQQQKLRVCEVCSAYLGIHDNDIRLADHFGGKLHLGFLAIRDKLAELEKTAAPRQKELRKSGRDRDHEDRGRSRYVGGRELDRRSRALARSRERKDTTREIRPTDERKDRNEGRDYRDQRDQRDRRRSPDRNRRSRSRDRSRERDRHNDRRRRSRSRERSRR